Within the Dolichospermum compactum NIES-806 genome, the region TGATAATTACCGTTTGTGTCGGTAATAGTTGAGATTTCGCTGTTGTCTAATTGTCCGTTGGTGTTGGTATCGAGGTAAATTGTCCAACCTTGTAAACCAGTTTCCCCAGCATCTTTTACCCCATTACCATCAAGATCATGCCATTTCATCCCCCGAATTTCAGCATCATTATCGGTAATGCTGACAGCAATATTAGGAAGTGTGGCATTGTTGTAATTAGCATCTGTACTGCTAACACTATGGCTAATTGTACTGGTGTGGTTGCCTTCGGCGATAGTGTCGTTAACGGCTGTAACGGTAACAGTTTGGGGAGTATTCCAGTTAGCAGATGTGAAAGTGACGGTAGTTTTATCAATGGTAATTTGATTACCACCGTTTAGGGTAACAGTCACATCAGCAGTCGGTTGAGTTTTGAGAACAAGGGTATAACTATCAGTATTACCCCCTTCGGTAACGGCGGTGCTACCACCACTTTGAATTAAAGTAATACCAGGGGTTGGTGGTGCAGCAATGGTAAATGTTGCGGTTTTGGCTGCATCACCACTATTACCTGCATTATCTTGGATGGTAGTAGTATCAACTTTTAGGCTGTAAACACCAGGAGTGTTAGTTAAACTATCTAACCCGTTAATGCGATAGGTTGTATCGGAGATATAGGTAACAGTGACGGTATTAGGTAAGGTAAGGTTAACACCGTCACGGCTGAGGCTAATATCACTTTGATCAAAGGTATTGAGGTTAATTTGTTCGGAGAATTGGACATCAATAGTATTGACGGGGTTAAGGGTTGAGGTGGGAACGTTCAGGAATTGACTGATTACTGGTGGGGCGACATCTGCAAATAGGCTTAAAGTGGTATTTGTGGTATTTCCTGCTGCATCTTGTACCCTGATTTCTAATTCTCTTGCACCAGGGGAGGGAAGTTGTACACTACTACTAAATTGAGTCCCTGTAACGGTGGCTTGTGTTAAAAGTTGATTGGTAATTTTATCGTAGACAAAGACTTTTAAGCCAGTTTCGCCTAATTCTCCACTAATAGTTGGGGTGGTGGTGTTAATAAGGGTTTGTCCCGATGTAGTGAGAATTTGTAGAGACGTTGTATTTTGTAGAGACGTTGTATACAACATCTCTACATTATTAATATTATTGGGGGATATTCCCGCAACAACAATATTACTGGGTACTGCGGGTGCGGTGGTATCCATCACCCAGGTTTCTGACTGTGTACCTGTTCCCGCGTTACCAGATAAATCTTGAATACCGCTACCATTGACGGTGAGGGTGTAATTTCCATCTGTTGTGGTTAATCCTGATAAACCATTAATACGGTATGTTGTGTCATTAACCGCAGAGATAGTGACAGTATTGTTAATTAAATTTGTGCCACCATTACGGGTGAGGGTGATATCTTGCCAATTAAAGGTACTGAAGTCAATTTTTTCTGAGAAGGTGACATTGAGATTAGAAACAGGTTGATTACGCAGATCAATTAAGAGATCAATAATATCGGTAAAAATGGGAGGAGTATTATCAGAGTTTCCTGTTGCTGCTTTGATCCAAGTTTCCGTTAGTGAACCTGTGCCTAATTTGCCTGTCGTATCTTCTATACCACTGGCGTTAACGGCTAGGGTATATTGTCCGTCAGTGGTGGTGAGGCTGTTTAATCCTGTAATTTGATAACGGGTGGGAGATAGAGACTGAATAGTTACGGTGGAGTTAATTAAATTTGTTCCCTCATTGACGGTTAAACTTAAATCGTTGTAATCAAAGCTATTGGTTTTAATTGCTTCCGAAAAGTCAACGGAAATAGCATTAATAGCAGTGGCGCGAGGATCTGGACTAACATCAATAATATCGGTGACGGTGGGACCACCAGGGGTATAGGTAACGGTGTAGGTGGTGTTGCCAGCGCTGGTATTATCAAGGAAATGCAGAATATTTTCGTATTTTGGTCTTCCTGTACCGGGGAAAGTTCTGTCAGTTGTCCAAATATTCTTTAAGTTGATTTCTGTACCATCTGCACGCTGAATTTTAACGATATCGAATTGACTGTTACTGGGTTCTGCTAACTCAAAATAAGTCCAGCCGGTTTCCACAGTGGCGGAAATTTGCACGGTTAGATCATTTAAGGTTGCAGGTGCGTCAATGGTGGTATTTTTAACGGCTTTTACTGGTGCTGTGCCGCCACTGCTAAAGTAAATAATATCGGGGGTAAATTTGGCATCAAAGGTGTCGTTAACCAGAAAATCGGGTAAGTTATCGGGGTTAGGATGGTTAACTTGAACTTGGTGAATAAGTTCGTGAATTGTGACTTCTTTAATTAGGGAAAGTTCAGGTTTACCCAAACTATTAACGTGTTCAAAGGTAGCTTTATAATCAACAAATTTACCTTGTAAACTTGATTTGAGTAACCAGTCAGCAACGCCTGTTTTTCCGGCTGCAATATTACCGAAATCAACTGTTAATGAAGGACTAGCACCTGTACCGTTGACTTCTGAACCGATGATTTGGAAGTCAACCAACAAGCCTTTTTCATTATCAATAATTTTTGGTTGACTAGAGATGATTTTCAAGTTTTTGGCATCACCTTTACCTTCGTTTCTGACTAATACTGCGAGGGAATAGGGAACGGAGGTTTCAACAATATCATCGGTGAAGGGATCATCAGCGAAAACATCCCGTTGATGGAAATAGTCTAGGTGTAATTCTGCTTGGGGATAGACGGTGATAGGTGCAGAAAGCAGGGGAACGGTGACGGTTGCGCCGTTTTCTACATAGGATAGAGTGCCACCAATGCTGTATTGAGTAGGAATTTCTGGTGCAGCGAGATTAGTGGGAATAAATGTCCATTTGGCACTACCTATTCCTTCATTTACACTGGTTGCCGGGTCGTCTCCTGTTAAGATTCCTGTGCCATCAACGGCGGTAATATTACTGAGGATGGGTGAGGTGATGCCAAAGAGGTCATTAACTACTTTGCCTTGTGCGTCTTTAACTTGGAGAGTGACGGAAAGCTTTTCGAGGTTTGTGATGTTACCGTTTTCGATTTCCAATGAACCCAGGAAAGCGGCACGGGTCATTATCGCTTCTTGATCAATTTGGATACGAACCTTAGCACAAACTCCACCGCTACCATCTAATGCTTCTTGCAGTTCTTGGGTTTTTTGGGTAATAGCGTCAATTATATCGCTGTATCCTTCAGCCTCTGTTTCGCTGATAGCTTCATCTAAAGCATCTTGAAGAGGTCCGATTTGGTTTAAGGCAATAAAATCTTGGCTTTCCCCAACAGGGATATTATAAGTATTAAAGAGTTTGGACTCCCAATAGTCAATAGTGCGATTCCATCGGTCAATCAATTTATTAACATCGCTTCCTGTAATTGGGGTAGGCAATGGTAAATTTAATAGCTCATCTCTTTCTATATCAGAAATTTTGACGGGATCTGTTTCACCAAATTGGGTGTCGGCGAGAAAAGTCCCAAACCATTCGCTAAATTCAGGCGTAGTCGCGGAATCCATCCAAACTTTATCACCAAAAAATGCTTGCCAAACTTGATATACTTTTGATAAACGTTCTAGAGATAGTTGTAAAGTTCCTAACCCTTGATTAATAAAGGAAAGAGTATTAGTGATTGAAAACTCACTTTGAACGGAAGGAGTAGCAAAAGCCTCACTAAAATTTCTATATGTTGTCAATACATCGTCAATAATCTTTAGACCTTTTGCAACTTTTGCAGCTTTTTCAGTAAATTCAGTTTTATTTTTATTAGATTCAACAAACTCTTGTAGACCTTCTTTTATCAAGTCTTTAGGTTCTCCATTGGCAGCATCCGCTGCGGCTTTCCACCAAGATAATCCCGTAGACGCAGCTTTTATAATAGGAGCATAGCTGCCTAGAGTTATTGCAAGATCAATTACAGCTTGTTTAATTTTTTCTGTGCGCGGATCGCAGTTAGAAGATTGAACATTAACCGTGACGGGTGTAACATAGGTACGAACACCACTAGCACCACCGACACCACCGACACCACTACCACTACCACCCAAATAACCACTACCACTAGCACCACCGACGACACCACCGACACCACTACCACTAGCACCACCACCGCCGATGAAACAGTTACCTTCAACATTCAATATCGGCAGGGGAATCGCTCTTTTAATTTGTACACCACTGCAATCGTAAGAATAATCTATACCAGCAGAAATACTACAAGGAACTGAAGGAGTTGATTGGGTAGAAAGTTCACCACCAAAACTACTTAAAGTGTCAAAGTCAGCAATACGAGTAATCTTTACTGGAACTATAATTGAACTCTTTGCTGCTAGAGAATCAATATTATTAATTAACGACTCAATTTTATAAAAAGGATGTTCTCCAAAATAGAGATTAATATAATTAGCAGCTATCAAACCATGATTAGTCGCTGTAACATCAATCTGCATGACCTGACCCACAACCTGTAGCTGTTCTAAGTCAATGAATGTGGGTTCAATAACGACTGTGGGAATTGGTACATTTGTTTCAAAAACGCTTTCTATACTAATTGTATATCTGTCTTCTATTTCTGTTGGTGTTACTGTCCATGTATATTTAACAGTTTGTCTCGACAAAAATGCTTCAATATCCTCTGTTTCTCCTGCACTAATATAAATATTTTGTTCGTAAGTATCATGACTATCGGCACTAATCCGAAGTGTATAATATCCTTCTGCTAAATTGGTTTTTGATAAAATCCCATCTGCATCTTGTTCAGAGAAAACAACATTTTTCGTAAAGGGATCTAATAAAGTAACTGTGGCATTTTTTAACTTTGGTGAACCTTCAGCAAAGAAGGATAATTCATCAACTACATTAATATTTAGATTCCCTTTGGCTTCAGAAACAGCCCGGAAATTAAAAGGTAATTTTAACGATGTCTCCGCACCGGCAATAACTAAATCGCCATTATAAACTGTCAAATCCTGAGTTACGGACGGTTGCAATAACAGAGAAACTTTTGTTGACTCTCCTGGATTAAGTGAAGGTATTGATACAGGAGATGCTAACTTTAACCAAGAAGCTTCAGGAAGTGAAATATCTAAATTTCCCGAAGCAATTCCGCCTTGGTTAGTTACGGTAAATTCAACTAATTTTTGACCTCCCCGCAACATACTTGCTTCTAAGTTGCTAATATCTGCCACTAAGCGAGGTAGAATTTGCTCTACATTCACCGTTACTGGTAAGGTAGTGGTAACTCCTTCAGTTGTGCTTAAACCTAGAGAGAAATTGTTATATTGCCATTTGTCATTGGGAACATTAATACTGTAGTTAACGGTGATTTCTTCATTACCTGCTAAACTCGTTTTTTCTGAGGTAATATTAACTATCCAATCACTTAGCGCACCGTTTATAGTAGCAGTTAATCCCGATAATCCTACATCACTCAAGTTTTGTAACTTAACTACACCGTTAACAGTTGTTCCTTCTGTAATCTTCTGGGATACTTGCGTTAAGAGTTGATCATTTTCTTCAAACCTCATTCCTAGCAATTTAAACTGGTCTTCTGCTGCACTATCTTCACTGGAATTACCAGGAAAATAAGCGTTAATGTTGTAAGTTCCTGCTTCTCCCGGTAATGGGGTAAACTGTTGGGTAAAATTACCATTAGCATCGGTAAAAGCATCAAATTCTCGGATATTACCCTTATTTTCTACGCTGACTTTGACAAATTCATAAGGAACGGGGGAATTATCACTATTACTTAATGCTGTTCCTCGGAATGTGATAGGACTTCCCACCAAACCCGTTTCTGTGTCAGTGTAAACAGTTCCACGATAGGCAGGTGTAATTGTTATCGGAGTGATAGTAGTATTATTATTTTCACCAATGCTGACCCCTTCATTAACTGTATTTCCTGAATCTGTAACACCAATTAAATAATATTGTCCAGGAGTACGAGGTGCAAAATAGGTAACAGTCCGATTATAGGAAGTTCCGGCTAATAAATTAGCAGGATTGTCTGTAGTTCCTACGCCAAATTCTCCTAATAAGGTATCATTAGCATCTAGTTTATTATCAGTTGATAAATAAACCCGGTCTTTCCAACTTCCTGCCGCGCTAATAATGCCATTATTGGTAATAGTATAGGTAAACTGGGATTGTTTACCTGTATAGGTAGTTTGAATTCCTTGTAACTGAGTCACCATTAAATCAGGAACATTGATATCAGTTACTTCTAAGCTATCACTACCACTATTTAACCCGGTTGCGGAAGAGGTAATAGTCACCTTTTGACTACCATCATTAATTCCGTCACTAACTCCTGTAATGGTGAAAGTAGCAGAATTTTGTCCTACAGGAATGGTGACAGTATTGGGAACAGTTGCTTCCGTGGTATCGCTAGAACTGAGGTTAACAATTAACTCGCTATTGATATCAGTATTACGAGTAATAGTGGCTGTAGCTGTCCCAGTTTCGGCAATAATATCTTTGTCTATAACAAGGTTTAAACTAGAACTTTCGTTATCAACGACATTCAAATTAGCAGTGGCTTGACCTGCATTTGTGACTACACTCGTACCTGTATAGGTAGGTTTAGCAGTAATCATAACCGCTTGTGT harbors:
- a CDS encoding Calx-beta domain-containing protein, whose amino-acid sequence is MITGTGQFSPGAIAFSSSSYSVNEEGTAVQAITLTRINGSDGIVTVTVTPSNGTATQPSDYNGTPIVVFFDNGQISKTVVVPIVDDTQLEVIETVNLTLSNPTGGATLGTQQTATLNIIDNDAVPGVIQFSNANYSVNEDGTPVTAVTLTRTNGSDGEVSATISLTNSTATAGSDYSNSPITVNFANGETSKTVTIPIVNDTQFEPDETINLTLTNPQGGATLGTQTTATLTIINDDLPKRGTISLNSSTYTVNENGTFSVDLTRIGGSDGEVSVTLTPTDGTATAGSDYNNSPITVTFANGETNKNVTIPIIDDNVYEPTETVNLALSNPTGGATLGTQQTAVLNIIDNDAVPGVIQFSNANYSVNEDGTPVTAVTLTRTNGSDGEVSATISLTNSTATAGSDYNNSPITVTFANGETTKTVTIPIIDDSILESNETINLSLSNPTNGVTIGTQNSAVVNIIDNDFKPTLTVNITAEQATEGNTVQGTVTRNTDTTEPLTVTLVNSDNTQLTVPITVTIPAGANSATFNITAVDDTLIELPKNHTIIASAAGFISGSDSLAIIDNDGVNLTLTLDTNNINENGGKATATITRNIVTDTPLLVQLSSSDTTEATVPATVIIAANQASATFEIQGVDDTILDSTQAVMITAKPTYTGTSVVTNAGQATANLNVVDNESSSLNLVIDKDIIAETGTATATITRNTDINSELIVNLSSSDTTEATVPNTVTIPVGQNSATFTITGVSDGINDGSQKVTITSSATGLNSGSDSLEVTDINVPDLMVTQLQGIQTTYTGKQSQFTYTITNNGIISAAGSWKDRVYLSTDNKLDANDTLLGEFGVGTTDNPANLLAGTSYNRTVTYFAPRTPGQYYLIGVTDSGNTVNEGVSIGENNNTTITPITITPAYRGTVYTDTETGLVGSPITFRGTALSNSDNSPVPYEFVKVSVENKGNIREFDAFTDANGNFTQQFTPLPGEAGTYNINAYFPGNSSEDSAAEDQFKLLGMRFEENDQLLTQVSQKITEGTTVNGVVKLQNLSDVGLSGLTATINGALSDWIVNITSEKTSLAGNEEITVNYSINVPNDKWQYNNFSLGLSTTEGVTTTLPVTVNVEQILPRLVADISNLEASMLRGGQKLVEFTVTNQGGIASGNLDISLPEASWLKLASPVSIPSLNPGESTKVSLLLQPSVTQDLTVYNGDLVIAGAETSLKLPFNFRAVSEAKGNLNINVVDELSFFAEGSPKLKNATVTLLDPFTKNVVFSEQDADGILSKTNLAEGYYTLRISADSHDTYEQNIYISAGETEDIEAFLSRQTVKYTWTVTPTEIEDRYTISIESVFETNVPIPTVVIEPTFIDLEQLQVVGQVMQIDVTATNHGLIAANYINLYFGEHPFYKIESLINNIDSLAAKSSIIVPVKITRIADFDTLSSFGGELSTQSTPSVPCSISAGIDYSYDCSGVQIKRAIPLPILNVEGNCFIGGGGASGSGVGGVVGGASGSGYLGGSGSGVGGVGGASGVRTYVTPVTVNVQSSNCDPRTEKIKQAVIDLAITLGSYAPIIKAASTGLSWWKAAADAANGEPKDLIKEGLQEFVESNKNKTEFTEKAAKVAKGLKIIDDVLTTYRNFSEAFATPSVQSEFSITNTLSFINQGLGTLQLSLERLSKVYQVWQAFFGDKVWMDSATTPEFSEWFGTFLADTQFGETDPVKISDIERDELLNLPLPTPITGSDVNKLIDRWNRTIDYWESKLFNTYNIPVGESQDFIALNQIGPLQDALDEAISETEAEGYSDIIDAITQKTQELQEALDGSGGVCAKVRIQIDQEAIMTRAAFLGSLEIENGNITNLEKLSVTLQVKDAQGKVVNDLFGITSPILSNITAVDGTGILTGDDPATSVNEGIGSAKWTFIPTNLAAPEIPTQYSIGGTLSYVENGATVTVPLLSAPITVYPQAELHLDYFHQRDVFADDPFTDDIVETSVPYSLAVLVRNEGKGDAKNLKIISSQPKIIDNEKGLLVDFQIIGSEVNGTGASPSLTVDFGNIAAGKTGVADWLLKSSLQGKFVDYKATFEHVNSLGKPELSLIKEVTIHELIHQVQVNHPNPDNLPDFLVNDTFDAKFTPDIIYFSSGGTAPVKAVKNTTIDAPATLNDLTVQISATVETGWTYFELAEPSNSQFDIVKIQRADGTEINLKNIWTTDRTFPGTGRPKYENILHFLDNTSAGNTTYTVTYTPGGPTVTDIIDVSPDPRATAINAISVDFSEAIKTNSFDYNDLSLTVNEGTNLINSTVTIQSLSPTRYQITGLNSLTTTDGQYTLAVNASGIEDTTGKLGTGSLTETWIKAATGNSDNTPPIFTDIIDLLIDLRNQPVSNLNVTFSEKIDFSTFNWQDITLTRNGGTNLINNTVTISAVNDTTYRINGLSGLTTTDGNYTLTVNGSGIQDLSGNAGTGTQSETWVMDTTAPAVPSNIVVAGISPNNINNVEMLYTTSLQNTTSLQILTTSGQTLINTTTPTISGELGETGLKVFVYDKITNQLLTQATVTGTQFSSSVQLPSPGARELEIRVQDAAGNTTNTTLSLFADVAPPVISQFLNVPTSTLNPVNTIDVQFSEQINLNTFDQSDISLSRDGVNLTLPNTVTVTYISDTTYRINGLDSLTNTPGVYSLKVDTTTIQDNAGNSGDAAKTATFTIAAPPTPGITLIQSGGSTAVTEGGNTDSYTLVLKTQPTADVTVTLNGGNQITIDKTTVTFTSANWNTPQTVTVTAVNDTIAEGNHTSTISHSVSSTDANYNNATLPNIAVSITDNDAEIRGMKWHDLDGNGVKDAGETGLQGWTIYLDTNTNGQLDNSEISTITDTNGNYQFTNLRPGVYTVAEVQQPGWKQTFPGVNITTTNAEIPLYTPTLDIISPLDSISEVQLNFNAANYIVKEDGTAVTEIWVTRTGNASNTVSATLSFIDGTAKGCGCAASSVNNDFNNLPITVTFAENETSKLVYVQNALLGNPNAIKIRNDEKVEGDEYFTIKLTNPTGGATIGNQSSATVTIVDDETPANTTVTPPLESPSTTISSLVDSQATSLINLDNFWADSRYANIKGNSLTTVIIDTGIDLNHPIFGADADNNGIADKIVYEYDFADNDTDASDKNNHGSHIASIFTSVAPDANIIALKVFKDNGAGSFSDLEKALQWVAANSTAYNIASVNLSIGDSQNWTTATSRYGIGDELAAIASQNIIISAAAGNSFYQYGSNPGLAYPAIDPNVIAVGAVWADNSGTQKNFVGGAIDYTTTADQIASFSQRDRNLLDVFAPGILITGANANGGTTSMGGTSQATAYVTGVATLAQQIAEEKLGRKLTVNEFRNLLSTNSVIINDGDNENDNVINTGANYPRVDLLKLAEGILNLSSSTSNPNPVDPGNNNNNGATTIFDNTINLVHTVNLTAGAVRTGIDFGNQQIIVNHPPTVTNLIAPQTATEDTAFSFTIPENTFTDIDAGDVLTYSATLENGNALPSWLTFNPTTRAFSGTPNNDNVGSLNIKAIATDKAGATVSDIFTITVENVNDAPTLANTIADQTVKQDNLFNFQIPTNTFSDIDAGDFLTYSATLENGNALPSWLTFNPTIGTFSGTPSNDNVGSLNVKAIATDKAGATVSDIFVITVEKIIDNQSTTVGTPGDDKLIAIPGSQFDGQNNIVFTGAGKDEVDLSTVSAFPNSGNNIVDLGSGDDTIFVNKGDRAFGSDGNDIFDARDGQGGNRISGGVGDDTFYLGSNDRALGGDGKDIFRVSLGGGNLISGGAGADQFWIVNAELPSSANTVLDFQLGTDVIGIQGAVSLGITTSTLQLNQVGADTAIIFNRDYL